In Zea mays cultivar B73 chromosome 7, Zm-B73-REFERENCE-NAM-5.0, whole genome shotgun sequence, the following proteins share a genomic window:
- the LOC100501673 gene encoding uncharacterized protein LOC100501673, producing the protein MGVIELANTWGHPPEGILEHIFSYLPSYADRASCACVCRQWYFYAREKESTTPLFPCLLRPSISGASCFHLFSRTCTSMPTVPAARFCGSMEGQWFVVARDQWRGYALLHLASGTQILLPQGLLQEDGDRFNFNDLWVGLESTDLIIRAATAFRAPRYPDGDEHYFVAAITLGEHRAAACLSGNGRWALLEPDQGIICPDLDKMLVMYEEMEDVIYYSCSGLDGFFFLTTEEHLMVFLPDDDGEGHITGEVLAYLFRGHTMASPPEAGHVVAARYLVESEGRLLMVKRFVSPCQGQQSTVSFQVFTLMWDNWNRKVPRWEKSSPTSAPLLGKMLFVGRGCSRAIGTGRTGPAFIYFLDDAVASPYELLTTIIRTEKEYRCSDMGWCRYDQQYIGKDWPQGPPADCSPWIWLYR; encoded by the coding sequence ATGGGCGTTATTGAGCTGGCGAACACGTGGGGGCATCCTCCCGAAGGGATCCTCGAGCACATCTTCTCCTACCTCCCATCCTATGCCGACCGCGCGTCTTGCGCATGCGTGTGCAGGCAGTGGTACTTCTACGCCAGGGAGAAGGAGAGCACGACCCCGCTGTTCCCGTGTCTTCTGAGGCCGTCCATCAGCGGGGCCTCCTGCTTCCACTTGTTCAGCAGGACCTGCACGAGCATGCCCACCGTCCCCGCCGCGCGCTTCTGCGGATCCATGGAGGGCCAGTGGTTCGTGGTCGCGCGTGACCAGTGGCGTGGGTACGCGCTGCTCCACCTCGCCTCCGGCACGCAGATCCTGCTCCCGCAAGGCCTGCTGCAGGAAGACGGGGATCGCTTCAACTTCAACGACCTCTGGGTCGGCCTCGAATCAACCGACCTGATCATCCGTGCCGCGACCGCGTTCCGCGCGCCGCGTTATCCGGACGGCGACGAGCACTACTTCGTCGCCGCCATCACCCTCGGCGAGCACAGGGCCGCGGCATGTCTGAGCGGGAATGGGCGGTGGGCTCTACTGGAGCCGGACCAAGGCATAatatgtccagacttggacaagaTGCTGGTCATGTACGAAGAGATGGAGGACGTGATCTACTACAGCTGCAGTGGACTAGATGGCTTCTTCTTCCTTACGACTGAGGAGCATCTTATGGTGTTCTTACCGGATGACGACGGGGAAGGCCACATCACCGGCGAGGTGTTGGCCTACCTCTTCCGGGGCCATACTATGGCCTCGCCCCCGGAAGCCGGCCACGTGGTTGCTGCCCGGTACCTCGTGGAGTCGGAGGGTAGGCTGCTCATGGTGAAGAGGTTCGTCAGTCCATGTCAGGGGCAGCAGTCCACGGTGTCTTTCCAGGTCTTCACGCTCATGTGGGACAACTGGAACCGGAAAGTCCCTCGCTGGGAGAAGTCCTCGCCCACCTCCGCCCCTCTGCTCGGGAAGATGCTCTTCGTCGGCCGAGGCTGCTCCCGGGCCATCGGAACCGGACGTACCGGCCCGGCCTTCATCTACTTCTTGGACGACGCGGTTGCATCGCCTTACGAGTTGCTGACCACTATTATCAGAACCGAGAAGGAGTACCGTTGCAGCGACATGGGCTGGTGCCGCTATGACCAGCAGTACATTGGAAAGGACTGGCCCCAAGGGCCCCCGGCAGACTGCTCGCCATGGATTTGGCTCTACCGTTGA